TCGGAGCGGGTCAGCGTCGAGAAGTCGTAGTTGCGCACCTTGATGACCACTGTCCGCCCGGAGCGCCCGGCGGCCCGCAGCCGCTCCACACAGCGGTCGGCCAGCCGCAGCACCTCGCTCCGTACCCGCGTCCGGTCGGTCAGGTCGACCTCGAAGGTGTCCTCGACGGAGATGGACTTCGCGTCCCGCTCGGCCACCACCGGCCGGTCATCCCGGCCCAGCGCCATGGCGTACAGCCCGGCACCGTGCGCCTTGCCCAGCAGCCGCACCAGCTCGGCCTCACCGGCCTCCGCGGTCTCCGCGACGGTGTGGATCCCCGCCCGGCGCAGCGTCTCGGCCGTCGCGGGCCCCACCCCCGGCAGCGTCCGCACCGTCATCGGGCCCAGCAGCTCGCGCTCGGTACCGGGCTCGATCACCACCAGACCGTTCGGCTTGGCCGTCTCGGACGCGATCTTCGCCAGCATCTTGGCGCCGGCCAGCCCCACCGAGCCGGTCAGGCCCGTGGCGGCGCGGATCTCGCGGCGCAGTCGCTCCCCCACGGCCCGCGCCGCGGCCGTCCGCGGCGGCACCCCGCCCGCTTCCAGGTCGACGAAGGCCTCGTCCAGGCTCAGCGGCTCCACCAGCGGCGACAGCGCGTGCAGCAGCTCCATCACCGCCTCACTCACCTGGCGGTACAGCGAGAAGCGCGGGGTGAGATAAGCGGCGTTGGGGCACAGCCGCCGCGCCTGGGCCGTGGGCATCGCGGAGCGGACCCCGAACACCCGGGCTTCGTACGACGCCGTGGAGACCACCCCGCGCACGCCGATCCCGCCGACCACCACGGGCTTGCCGCGAAGGCTCGGCTTGGCCGCCTGTTCGGCGGCCGCGAAGAACGCATCCATGTCGAGATGCAGGATCGTCGGCGCGGGTCTCACATCTCCGATGCTGCCCCATGCCACTGACAATCGGCCCCTTGCCGGGCCGGTGGCGCGGTCAGGGACTCAGCCCGCCCGGTTGCGCCGCCGCGCCAGCTCGTCGTGCGGGTTCTTCCCGATCAGGGTCTCGCCGGTGTCCACCCGCTCCCCGTGGAGCTGTGACAGCACGCCCTCCACGTCCCGCCACACCACGCCCACGGCGATGCCGAAGACGCCCTGGCCCCCCTGGAGCAGATCCACGACCTGGTCGGGCGAGGTGCACTCGTAGACCGTCGCGCCGTCGCTCATCAGCGTCATCCGCGTCAGATCGGCCAGCCCGCGCGCCCGCAGATGCTGGACCGCGGTGCGGATGTTCTGCAGCGACACCCCGGTGTCCAGCAGCCGCTTGACGATCTTCAGGACCACGACGTCCCGGAAGCTGTAGAGCCGCTGGGTGCCGGAGCCGTACGCCGGCCGGATACTCGGCTCCACCAGGCCCGTACGCGCCCAGTAGTCGAGCTGCCGATAGGTGATGCCCGCTGCCGCACAAGCGGTCGGGCCGCGATAGCCGATGTTCTGAGCCTCGCAGTCCCCCGACACCGCCGCGGCCGGTGCCGGGGCAGGGTTCGCTGCTGCGCCCGAGTGGAGCGGCAACGCCCCTTCCGCCGCCATACCGTCGCCGGTGATTGCCACGCCGCCCTCCGTCCTCCACGTCCCGGACGGGACCTGCCACATCGACGGTATGCAGTCACTCGGG
This portion of the Streptomyces sp. 2114.4 genome encodes:
- a CDS encoding MerR family transcriptional regulator codes for the protein MAITGDGMAAEGALPLHSGAAANPAPAPAAAVSGDCEAQNIGYRGPTACAAAGITYRQLDYWARTGLVEPSIRPAYGSGTQRLYSFRDVVVLKIVKRLLDTGVSLQNIRTAVQHLRARGLADLTRMTLMSDGATVYECTSPDQVVDLLQGGQGVFGIAVGVVWRDVEGVLSQLHGERVDTGETLIGKNPHDELARRRNRAG